One part of the Homo sapiens chromosome 19, GRCh38.p14 Primary Assembly genome encodes these proteins:
- the CEACAM6 gene encoding cell adhesion molecule CEACAM6 isoform X1, with amino-acid sequence MGPPSAPPCRLHVPWKEVLLTASLLTFWNPPTTAKLTIESTPFNVAEGKEVLLLAHNLPQNRIGYSWYKGERVDGNSLIVGYVIGTQQATPGPAYSGRETIYPNASLLIQNVTQNDTGFYTLQVIKSDLVNEEATGQFHVYPELPKPSISSNNSNPVEDKDAVAFTCEPEVQNTTYLWWVNGQSLPVSPRLQLSNGNMTLTLLSVKRNDAGSYECEIQNPASANRSDPVTLNVLYGPDVPTISPSKANYRPGENLNLSCHAASNPPAQYSWFINGTFQQSTQELFIPNITVNNSGSYMCQAHNSATGLNRTTVTMITVSDWTRP; translated from the exons ATGGGACccccctcagcccctccctgcaGATTGCATGTCCCCTGGAAGGAGGTCCTGCTCACAG CCTCACTTCTAACCTTCTGGAACCCACCCACCACTGCCAAGCTCACTATTGAATCCACGCCGTTCAATGTCGCAGAGGGGAAGGAGGTTCTTCTACTCGCCCACAACCTGCCCCAGAATCGTATTGGTTACAGCTGGTACAAAGGCGAAAGAGTGGATGGCAACAGTCTAATTGTAGGATATGTAATAGGAACTCAACAAGCTACCCCAGGGCCCGCATACAGTGGTCGAGAGACAATATACCCCAATGCATCCCTGCTGATCCAGAACGTCACCCAGAATGACACAGGATTCTATACCCTACAAGTCATAAAGTCAGATCTTGTGAATGAAGAAGCAACCGGACAGTTCCATGTATACC CGGAGCTGCCCAAGCCCTCCATCTCCAGCAACAACTCCAACCCCGTGGAGGACAAGGATGCTGTGGCCTTCACCTGTGAACCTGAGGTTCAGAACACAACCTACCTGTGGTGGGTAAATGGTCAGAGCCTCCCGGTCAGTCCCAGGCTGCAGCTGTCCAATGGCAACATGACCCTCACTCTACTCAGCGTCAAAAGGAACGATGCAGGATCCTATGAATGTGAAATACAGAACCCAGCGAGTGCCAACCGCAGTGACCCAGTCACCCTGAATGTCCTCT ATGGCCCAGATGTCCCCACCATTTCCCCCTCAAAGGCCAATTACCGTCCAGGGGAAAATCTGAACCTCTCCTGCCACGCAGCCTCTAACCCACCTGCACAGTACTCTTGGTTTATCAATGGGACGTTCCAGCAATCCACACAAGAGCTCTTTATCCCCAACATCACTGTGAATAATAGCGGATCCTATATGTGCCAAGCCCATAACTCAGCCACTGGCCTCAATAGGACCACAGTCACGATGATCACAGTCTCTG ATTGGACCAGACCCTGA
- the CEACAM6 gene encoding cell adhesion molecule CEACAM6 preproprotein codes for MGPPSAPPCRLHVPWKEVLLTASLLTFWNPPTTAKLTIESTPFNVAEGKEVLLLAHNLPQNRIGYSWYKGERVDGNSLIVGYVIGTQQATPGPAYSGRETIYPNASLLIQNVTQNDTGFYTLQVIKSDLVNEEATGQFHVYPELPKPSISSNNSNPVEDKDAVAFTCEPEVQNTTYLWWVNGQSLPVSPRLQLSNGNMTLTLLSVKRNDAGSYECEIQNPASANRSDPVTLNVLYGPDVPTISPSKANYRPGENLNLSCHAASNPPAQYSWFINGTFQQSTQELFIPNITVNNSGSYMCQAHNSATGLNRTTVTMITVSGSAPVLSAVATVGITIGVLARVALI; via the exons ATGGGACccccctcagcccctccctgcaGATTGCATGTCCCCTGGAAGGAGGTCCTGCTCACAG CCTCACTTCTAACCTTCTGGAACCCACCCACCACTGCCAAGCTCACTATTGAATCCACGCCGTTCAATGTCGCAGAGGGGAAGGAGGTTCTTCTACTCGCCCACAACCTGCCCCAGAATCGTATTGGTTACAGCTGGTACAAAGGCGAAAGAGTGGATGGCAACAGTCTAATTGTAGGATATGTAATAGGAACTCAACAAGCTACCCCAGGGCCCGCATACAGTGGTCGAGAGACAATATACCCCAATGCATCCCTGCTGATCCAGAACGTCACCCAGAATGACACAGGATTCTATACCCTACAAGTCATAAAGTCAGATCTTGTGAATGAAGAAGCAACCGGACAGTTCCATGTATACC CGGAGCTGCCCAAGCCCTCCATCTCCAGCAACAACTCCAACCCCGTGGAGGACAAGGATGCTGTGGCCTTCACCTGTGAACCTGAGGTTCAGAACACAACCTACCTGTGGTGGGTAAATGGTCAGAGCCTCCCGGTCAGTCCCAGGCTGCAGCTGTCCAATGGCAACATGACCCTCACTCTACTCAGCGTCAAAAGGAACGATGCAGGATCCTATGAATGTGAAATACAGAACCCAGCGAGTGCCAACCGCAGTGACCCAGTCACCCTGAATGTCCTCT ATGGCCCAGATGTCCCCACCATTTCCCCCTCAAAGGCCAATTACCGTCCAGGGGAAAATCTGAACCTCTCCTGCCACGCAGCCTCTAACCCACCTGCACAGTACTCTTGGTTTATCAATGGGACGTTCCAGCAATCCACACAAGAGCTCTTTATCCCCAACATCACTGTGAATAATAGCGGATCCTATATGTGCCAAGCCCATAACTCAGCCACTGGCCTCAATAGGACCACAGTCACGATGATCACAGTCTCTG GAAGTGCTCCTGTCCTCTCAGCTGTGGCCACCGTCGGCATCACGATTGGAGTGCTGGCCAGGGTGGCTCTGATATAG